The DNA region ATGCTTGGAAAGGGTTTTCTGCTTTATCTGCTAGTTGGATGGTGGGTACTGGTAATATGGTTGCTGTTCAGCAAGCTCTTAATACTCCAGATAATCAGATGGGCTATATACTTTTGACAGATTCAATAAGCTATACCATTTGGTTTGCACTTTTATTTGCTCTTATTTTTCGTGCAAAAGTCTTTGATAAGTGGACAAAAGCAGAGTCGTTAGAAGAGCATATTAAAAAAAATGATATTGAAGATTCATATAACCTTAAAGGAGATATTAATTTTGTAGGTATCTTTTTATTAATAGCTATAGCATTTACAGCTACAGATATTGCAAGTATAGTAGCAACTTACTTACCTGAAACAACGCTAATAACAACAAAAACTTGGACTATATTAATAGTAACCTTCTTAGGGTTTATAGCAGCTATGACTCCAATAGCAAAATAAAAAGTGATAGTATTATTGCTAGTATATTTTTATATTTTTTAGTAGCTTTAATAGTATCAGGATCTTCATTTAAAGGTTTTTCTGAAGCTCCCATATATATAGCTTGTGGAATAATGATATTAGTTATACATGCTATAATAATGATAATCATAGCTAAGATATTCAAACTAAATTTAGCTATGTGTTCTATAGCTGTAGTTATGGCATTACTTGGTTTTCTAGTAGGAACTCGAGGTGGTTTAATAGTTGCTAAAATACTTTTGGGATTTGCAGTATGAATAAAATAATAGATATAAAAACATCTATAGTAAAAATAGCTCTTAAAAGAACATTTGTAACAGCTATACGAAGTACAAACCATATTGATGCTTTAGTTGTTGAACTAATCTCGATAGTGGAGTTAAAGGTTATGGAGTAGCTCCTGCAACAACTGCAATTACTGGAGATACTTTACAAGGTATGCAATATATTGTTAGTGAGATTTTTGCTCCCATTATTAAAGGATCAAACTTATGTGATTATGAAGAAGTTGTAGAGCAGGCATTTAAGAGAGTTATGTTTAACTCAGCTGCAAAGATGGCTATTGATTTAGCTTTTTATGATTTATTAGCTAAACAAAAAAATATCTCTGTAGCAGATTACCTTGGTGCAAAAAACAATACTGTTGAAACAGATGTATCTATAAGTTGAGGTACAGTTGCTGAAACTATACAGAATATACAAAATGGTGTTGAAGCTAATTTTACGGCTATAAAAGTTAAAACTGGTGCTGATTTTAAAAGAGATATTGAGTTGCTTAAAGCTTTGGACAAAGAATTTGATAAAAATGTCAGGTTTAGGTTTGATGCTAATCAAGGGTGGGGTGTAACTCAAACAAAGCAGTTTATCGAAGAGCTAAATAAGTATAGTTTGAGTGTTGAGATAATTGAACAGCCAGTTAAATATTATGATATATCAGCAATGCACGAGATAACTCAATTTAGTAATATTCCTATAGTTGCAGATGAGTCAGTATTTGATGCAAAAGATGCTCAACGTGTTATAGATGAACAAGCTTGTAATATGATAAATATAAAACTTGCTAAAACAGGTGGTATATTAGAGGCAAAAAAAATTAAAAAAATAGCCGACAATGCAGGTATGCTATGTATGGTTGGTTGTATGATGGAGTCGCCAGCTGGTATCTTGGCTACAGCAAGCTTTGCATTAGCTGAAAATATTACTTTATCAGATCTTGATCCTTTAGACTGGGTTACAAAAGATATTTACAGTGATTATATAACTTTTAATGAACCAAATATTATTTTAAAGGATAATTTGATAGGATTTGGATATAATCCCTAAAACGTATAAGTGTTTATTAATAAATGAAAATAGATAGAATATTGATTCTAGTTCATGGCTTTATTGAAAATAGTAAGGATATGCGAAGTTTAGAAAGTTTCTTTAGACAACATCATGATGAAATTATATCTATAAATTTACCTACTACATTTGTAGGAATAGATGTGGCAGTTGCAAAATTGTGTCAAGTTATAGAAAATATTCCAAATACAAAATCTATTACTTTCTTAGCCCATAGTATGGGAGGTATAATAGTTTGTAAATCTATAAATGAACTACAGCTTGAGAACGTTGAAAAATGTGTATTTATAGCTACACCGTTTAGAGGCTCAAAGATTGCTAATTTTGGTGATAAAATTCCTTTTTATTCTAAAATATTAAAACCAAATAAAGAACTGAAAGTAACGGATAAATATCTTGATGTTTGTAATGCTGTATCTGCTAAGTTTTCAGTAGGATTAATTGCTGGTAAAAGGCATTCAAAAATTAATCTTTTAGCCAGATTTTGTCTTAATAATGATCATGATGGTTTAGTTGAGGTGCAATCTGCTTTTGCTATAAATAGTGATGATAGAATTATCTTAAATAAAAATCATGGTGAAATTCATCATGATATTGAAACTCTTAAGAAAGTGGATTATTTTTTAAAAACAGGAAAATTTTAGTAAAATAAGTATTATTGTTTGTATCAAAATAAATATAAAACAATAATATTACGCAGCTAATAAAATCTTTGAATAGGAAGTGGGCTATAGTTGCATCTGTTTAGTTGGCAAAGTAAGCCAGAGTTATATATGCTAGTAGTAATTTCTATTCTAAGTATCTTGGAATAAATTATAAAGAAATTTCTTTCTTACATTTTATAAAAATATTAAATTATCTTTGATTTAAATTTTTTTAGCATGATGATACTAATTACGCCATTTGATTGTATTGCTCATGAATATGAATATTTTAGATTACATCAATTAAATAGGCATGGTTATATCATAAAGGATAAAGATGGTGTAAATATACCAATAATAAAATTTTGTCAGAAAGATCGCCTTACTGTAGCTATTATGTAGGTAATTATTTTGCATCAGCAAATGATTTCAATTTAGGTCAAGAAAACTCGTCATATATGACGGTAGAAACTAATGATGAGGATTGTGTCATTATCAGTAATGGTATCCCTAATCATGCTTATGATGATGCTGAAGTAGGATCTTTTCCAAATAAGGTGGTACCACAATATCAAATATATATAATATCCAAGAGCCCTAAACAAGCAGCTAGACCAACTCCTCTATCTCTGAGAATGGATAATGCAATTATGCTTAATGGAGTTAAAGTTGATTTGCTTGCAGCAGGTTGTTATGGTGTAGGTGATGGTAGAATTGGTTGTTTTAATTCAAATGCTAAATGGCGCTATAATCCAGTGTATGAAAAATCAACTTTCATAATGGATAGTCATCATGCTCATTCTCAACCTGATGGTACTTATCACTATCATGCTTCACCAAATGCACTATTTAAAAATAACTCATCAGTAGAATCTCCTGTGATAGGTTTTGCAGCAGATGGCTTTCCTATTTATGGAAGTTATATTAATAAAGATGGTAAAATAGTTGCAGTCAAATCAAGTTATCAGTTAAGAAAAGGTAATCGTCCAGATACTCAAGATAGCCCTAGAGGTAAGTATACAGGAGAGTTTGTTGATGATTATCAATATGTAGTTGGTAGTGGTGATTTAGATGAATGTAATGGTATGGTACATAATAATTATTATGGCTATTATGTTACTAAAGGATACCCTTATATTATTAAATGTTTTAAAGGTACTCCTAATAGATCATTTATGAAAAAACAGCCTAAGCACAGGTTCTAGTAATTTATCATATAAAAGTTTGTATCTTTAGCTTATTATACTTATATATAGAGTAGTTCTTTAGGTCTTTAGATATGGCTTTTATTACTGAAAAACAAAGTCGTGAAATTGAAGAATATGCTATTTCTCAAGAGTTAAACCTTATGGAAAATGCATCTGATGAGATAGTTGAATTTATTAGTAACAAATTCAATAAACAAAATAAAATCCTAGTAGTTGTTGGGTCTGGTAATAATGGTAGTGATGGTATTGCTGCTGCTATTAAACTCTATAAGAATCAATATGATGTTGATATATGTAGAATTTTTCCTAAAGGTAATCAAGATAATCAAAGATATTATGATGGGTTTTCTAAGTTAAAGAACCCTCTGAAAGAGTTAGTAAGTATTGATGATTATGACGTAGTTATAGATGGGGTATTTGGCATAGGTTTAGATAGAACTTTACAGGGAGATGCTTTAGAGCTTGTAAAAACTATAAATCAAAATTCAAAGTATATATTAGCTATAGATGTACCTAGTGGCTTGGGGGCTTTTAACGCTAGAGTATATGAAGATGCTATACAGGCTAATGAAACAATTACATTTTTAGCAAATAAGCAAGGTTTGCATACTGGAGATGGTTTAGATTATGCAGGTAAAGTAACAGTTAAAGAGCTAATTGATAGTAAAAATATTAAACTTAGCCAGTCTGAATATCAAGTTTATAAAAACAATATCCAAGCTATAAATCTAGAAAATATCCTTAGAAAAAAGAAAAATACTAATAAAGGAACTTATGGAAATTTAGCAATAGTTGGTGGTAATGTTGGCATGAATGGCGCTTTACAATTAGCTGGTAAAAGTGCTCTGTATAGTGGTTGTGGTAAAGTTTCAATGATATCTCTAGATATGGACTTTCGTGTAGATATGTCTATGCCTGAGCTAATGACAAAATCTTTGCAGAATATCCCTAAAGATCTAGATACTTTCTCAGCTTTGGTAGTAGGGGTTGGCTTTGATACAACTGATGACTCTCAACAAATCTTAAAATTGATAATTGATAATTTAACACAGCCAGCAATTTTCGATGCAGATGCTCTAAATATAATAGCAATAAATCAGCAAATCAGAGAAAAATTTATTAATTTAGAAAATAAGGTTATAACGCCACATCCAGCAGAAGCCGCAAGATTACTTGGCTGTACAACCCAAGAAATTCAAGAAGATAGATTTACTGCAGTTAGAGCTTTAGCTAAAAAATATAATACCACAGTCGTACTAAAAGGAGCTGGAAGCCTAATTTGTAAAGATAATGAAATCTATATAAATGCTACAGGTAATCAAGGTATGGCAGTAGCAGGGCAAGGTGATGTGCTATCTGGAATTATTGGTGCTTTTTTATCACAAGGTTTAGATACTTTATCAGCAAGTAGATTAGCTACATATGTACATGGCTTGGCTGGGGATAATTTAGCTAAAAAACTAGGTGGATATGTTGGGATACTTCCTAGTAGGGTGATTGAAGAAGTTTGTGAGGTTTTAAATAAATTGAATAAAAAAACTATAGTGATAGACAATTAAATAATGCTAGTTTAAATTAACCTAATAATTAATCTTATTAAGATACCTAAAAGCGCAATTATATAAATGTGATCATACCCTCCTATTTGGGACACTTAGGTGTTAAGAAAAGGAGACAAGATGAGATATACAAAAGAGTTTAAAGATGAAGCTGTTAAATTATGTTTACAACCAGATGCAAATAGACGATAAATAGCAGATAATTTAGGGGTTAAATATAAAACCATTTGCAGTTGGATATCC from Francisella halioticida includes:
- a CDS encoding alpha/beta hydrolase; amino-acid sequence: MKIDRILILVHGFIENSKDMRSLESFFRQHHDEIISINLPTTFVGIDVAVAKLCQVIENIPNTKSITFLAHSMGGIIVCKSINELQLENVEKCVFIATPFRGSKIANFGDKIPFYSKILKPNKELKVTDKYLDVCNAVSAKFSVGLIAGKRHSKINLLARFCLNNDHDGLVEVQSAFAINSDDRIILNKNHGEIHHDIETLKKVDYFLKTGKF
- a CDS encoding YHYH protein encodes the protein MSERSPYCSYYVGNYFASANDFNLGQENSSYMTVETNDEDCVIISNGIPNHAYDDAEVGSFPNKVVPQYQIYIISKSPKQAARPTPLSLRMDNAIMLNGVKVDLLAAGCYGVGDGRIGCFNSNAKWRYNPVYEKSTFIMDSHHAHSQPDGTYHYHASPNALFKNNSSVESPVIGFAADGFPIYGSYINKDGKIVAVKSSYQLRKGNRPDTQDSPRGKYTGEFVDDYQYVVGSGDLDECNGMVHNNYYGYYVTKGYPYIIKCFKGTPNRSFMKKQPKHRF
- a CDS encoding NAD(P)H-hydrate dehydratase; translation: MAFITEKQSREIEEYAISQELNLMENASDEIVEFISNKFNKQNKILVVVGSGNNGSDGIAAAIKLYKNQYDVDICRIFPKGNQDNQRYYDGFSKLKNPLKELVSIDDYDVVIDGVFGIGLDRTLQGDALELVKTINQNSKYILAIDVPSGLGAFNARVYEDAIQANETITFLANKQGLHTGDGLDYAGKVTVKELIDSKNIKLSQSEYQVYKNNIQAINLENILRKKKNTNKGTYGNLAIVGGNVGMNGALQLAGKSALYSGCGKVSMISLDMDFRVDMSMPELMTKSLQNIPKDLDTFSALVVGVGFDTTDDSQQILKLIIDNLTQPAIFDADALNIIAINQQIREKFINLENKVITPHPAEAARLLGCTTQEIQEDRFTAVRALAKKYNTTVVLKGAGSLICKDNEIYINATGNQGMAVAGQGDVLSGIIGAFLSQGLDTLSASRLATYVHGLAGDNLAKKLGGYVGILPSRVIEEVCEVLNKLNKKTIVIDN